From one Marmota flaviventris isolate mMarFla1 chromosome 1, mMarFla1.hap1, whole genome shotgun sequence genomic stretch:
- the Znf280b gene encoding zinc finger protein 280B, with translation MEQPCVLCEEEQDPEPQNIKETKQIDDEDAELIFVGVEHVNEDAELIFVGVSSNSKPVVSNILNRVTPGSCSWRKKYGRRRKDTARNLQPISHVTPSSETVTMLPVSQSESRSTDSPIIIEPLSKPDDKSNSPKVVPSSSSESCSPVVTLTSSLHHPVKAALSEGGMNESTCISKRCSNSEVISINPKNPKLSDGITGGYSLTLSPPGVFNNNNPQQSTPNDVHTSVSHVQNVLSFPTAFPKDSLHLKPITINPDRENGLAKTEFSDLASQNKTFDPKKGNLILLLSDFYYGQHQGDGQPEQKTHTTFKCPSCLKVLKNVKFMNHMKHHLELEKQRGDSWETHTTCQHCHRQFPTPFQLQRHIESVHTPQEPSAVCKICELSFKTDQILLEHMKDNHKPGEMPYVCQICSYRSSAFADVETHFRTYHENTKNLLCPFCLKIFKTATPYMCHYRRHWERGVHQCSKCRLQFLTFKEKMEHKTQCHQMFKKPKQLEGLPPETKIVIQVSLEPGQPESVNVASIILSTTDSEPSPPKSKNRISKKPH, from the coding sequence atggaacaACCATGTGTGTTATGTGAGGAAGAACAGGATCCAGAACCACAGAACataaaagaaaccaaacaaataGATGATGAAGATGCGGAGCTGATCTTTGTTGGAGTGGAACATGTAAATGAAGATGCTGAACTGATCTTTGTTGGGGTGTCTTCAAATTCAAAACCagttgtttcaaatattttgaacagAGTTACCCCAGGTTCATGTTCATGGAGAAAAAAGTATGGTCGCCGAAGAAAAGATACTGCTCGTAACTTGCAGCCTATAAGTCATGTGACCCCTTCATCAGAAACAGTGACTATGTTGCCAGTATCTCAATCTGAATCAAGATCAACAGATAGTCCTATTATTATTGAGCCTTTGTCTAAGCCTGATGATAAAAGTAATTCACCAAAAGTTGTGCCTAGTAGCTCTTCAGAATCATGTTCTCCTGTGGTTACCCTCACAAGTTCATTGCATCATCCAGTGAAAGCAGCACTTTCAGAAGGAGGTATGAATGAAAGTACTTGTATATCAAAGCGGTGTTCCAATTCTGAAGTAATTAGCATAAATCCCAAAAATCCTAAACTCAGTGATGGAATCACAGGAGGATATTCTTTAACTTTGTCCCCTCCAggtgtttttaataataataatcctcagCAGAGTACACCCAATGATGTCCATACCTCAGTAAGCCATGTTCAGAATGTATTATCTTTTCCCACAGCTTTTCCAAAGGACAGTCTCCATTTAAAGCCTATAACTATAAATCCTGATAGGGAAAATGGGTTGGCAAAAACAGAATTTTCAGATCTAGCAAGTCAAAATAAGACCTTTGATCCCAAGAAAGGGAATTTGATTCTATTACTTAGTGACTTTTACTATGGACAACATCAAGGAGATGGGCAGCCAGAACAGAAAACTCACACAACCTTTAAATGCCCCAGCTGCTTGAAAGTTctaaaaaatgttaagtttatgAATCATATGAAGCACCATTTGGAACTTGAGAAGCAGAGGGGTGACAGCTGGGAAACCCACACTACCTGCCAGCATTGCCACCGGCAGTTTCCCACTCCCTTCCAACTACAACGTCACATCGAAAGTGTACACACTCCACAGGAGCCCTCTGCTGTCTGTAAAATTTGTGAGTTGTCATTTAAAACAGATCAGATTCTTTTAGAACACATGAAGGACAATCATAAGCCTGGGGAAATGCCCTATGTGTGCCAGATTTGCAGTTACAGATCATCAGCCTTTGCTGATGTGGAAACACATTTTAGAACATACCATGAAAACACTAAGAATCTACTTTGTCctttttgtctcaaaattttcaaaactgcAACACCATATATGTGTCATTATAGGAGGCACTGGGAAAGGGGTGTTCACCAGTGTTCTAAATGTCGGCTACAGTTTTTAACTTTCAAGGAGAAAATGGAGCACAAGACCCAATGTCATCAAATGTTTAAGAAGCCTAAGCAACTAGAAGGATTGCCTCCTGAAACAAAAATTGTTATTCAAGTGTCACTGGAACCTGGTCAACCAGAATCAGTGAATGTAGCGTCTATTATTCTGAGTACAACTGATTCTGAACCATCTCCTCCCaaatctaaaaatagaatttcCAAAAAACCTCATTGA